Proteins encoded by one window of Halobaculum halobium:
- the endA gene encoding tRNA-intron lyase, translating into MNATLDGGVVRASGDARQRFHDARGYGRASGPDVTLARVEAAHLLYRGDLDSISGMDFRAFFRDSVASEDAFAARFLVYADLRERGFYLAPAREGWPGSDRERGDGEDTAGRDGNASGGGGSDADILVFERGEKPGGPVDHRVRVLGEREELAAAALAGQTLAVVDEESEVSYFACATGGGFDGRTEYDLPAAIDADLLDDRVVCWSPPGDLYESAFYGQPISGRDDADVDALQLSLVEAADLAARGAVELDADEVIERGRAVEGERFDRRLSVYRELRDRGVVPKTGYKFGADFRTYDAVETVAELPHSERLVRVVQPDHRFHPRELALDVRLAGGVRKRMVFALAGDDSNDYLTVDRLTP; encoded by the coding sequence ATGAACGCGACACTCGACGGCGGCGTCGTCCGCGCGAGCGGCGACGCGCGCCAGCGCTTCCACGACGCCCGGGGATACGGGCGCGCGTCGGGCCCCGACGTGACGCTCGCGCGGGTGGAGGCGGCCCACCTGCTGTACCGCGGCGATCTCGACTCGATCTCGGGGATGGACTTCCGGGCGTTCTTCCGCGACAGCGTCGCCAGCGAGGACGCCTTCGCCGCCCGGTTTCTGGTGTACGCAGATCTCCGCGAGCGGGGCTTCTACCTCGCGCCGGCCCGCGAGGGCTGGCCCGGGAGCGACCGCGAGCGCGGCGACGGCGAGGACACCGCGGGCCGCGATGGCAACGCGAGCGGCGGCGGTGGGAGCGACGCCGACATCCTCGTGTTCGAACGCGGCGAGAAGCCCGGCGGTCCGGTCGACCACCGCGTCCGTGTTCTCGGCGAGCGCGAGGAGCTGGCGGCGGCGGCACTGGCGGGACAGACCCTCGCCGTCGTCGACGAGGAGAGCGAGGTGTCGTACTTCGCGTGCGCGACCGGCGGCGGCTTCGACGGTCGGACCGAATACGACCTGCCCGCGGCCATCGACGCTGACCTGCTCGACGACCGCGTCGTCTGCTGGTCCCCTCCGGGCGACCTGTACGAGTCGGCGTTCTACGGCCAGCCGATCTCCGGGCGCGACGACGCCGACGTGGACGCGCTCCAACTGTCACTCGTGGAGGCGGCCGATCTGGCCGCGCGCGGCGCCGTCGAACTCGACGCCGACGAAGTGATCGAGCGCGGGCGAGCGGTCGAGGGCGAGCGGTTCGATCGCCGCCTCTCAGTGTACCGCGAGCTTCGCGACCGGGGAGTCGTCCCGAAGACCGGCTACAAGTTCGGCGCCGACTTCCGCACCTACGACGCCGTAGAGACGGTCGCAGAACTCCCCCACTCCGAGCGACTCGTCCGGGTGGTCCAGCCGGATCACCGCTTCCACCCGCGGGAGCTCGCGCTGGACGTGCGCCTCGCCGGCGGCGTGCGGAAGCGAATGGTTTTTGCGCTCGCCGGCGACGACTCGAACGACTACCTGACGGTCGACCGACTCACCCCATGA
- a CDS encoding topoisomerase DNA-binding C4 zinc finger domain-containing protein: protein MAATSTVLAGDCTTRFETTSGDERTQRGRVIVVTKPDRTVLVHDRSGYQPVAWLTRADSLTVDADDDGFAVTARDSGRALAVRSHDAGEVVELPVSDAGVPVGECPKPDCGAAMVRAGGDVVCLGCGDSYGLPSGATVHDDDTCDDCGLPLSTVERGEELRLCIDYACDSLTEAVRDVLDRRFDCPDCGRDLRVREHRGRAFLGCDGYPDCETAFSVPAGTFAGECACGLPRFETATGVRCLDGACELDRPPEPDRQP, encoded by the coding sequence ATGGCAGCGACCTCCACCGTCCTCGCGGGCGACTGCACGACGCGTTTCGAGACGACGAGTGGCGACGAGCGCACCCAGCGCGGCCGCGTGATCGTCGTCACCAAGCCCGATCGGACTGTCCTCGTTCACGACCGCTCGGGGTACCAGCCCGTCGCGTGGCTGACGCGCGCCGACTCGCTGACCGTCGACGCGGACGACGACGGGTTCGCCGTCACCGCACGCGACTCGGGTCGCGCCCTCGCCGTCCGGTCGCACGACGCCGGCGAGGTGGTCGAACTGCCCGTCAGCGACGCCGGCGTCCCTGTCGGCGAGTGTCCGAAGCCCGACTGCGGCGCCGCGATGGTACGCGCCGGCGGCGACGTGGTCTGTCTCGGCTGCGGCGACAGCTACGGCCTGCCGTCGGGCGCGACCGTCCACGACGACGACACCTGCGACGACTGCGGGCTCCCGCTGTCGACCGTCGAGCGCGGCGAGGAACTCCGCCTGTGTATCGATTACGCGTGCGACTCGCTGACCGAGGCCGTCCGCGACGTGCTCGACCGGCGCTTCGACTGCCCCGACTGCGGGCGCGACCTGCGCGTCCGAGAGCACCGCGGCCGGGCTTTCCTCGGCTGCGACGGCTACCCCGACTGCGAGACGGCGTTCTCGGTCCCAGCGGGCACGTTCGCCGGCGAGTGCGCCTGCGGGCTGCCCCGGTTCGAGACGGCGACCGGCGTGCGCTGTCTCGACGGCGCCTGCGAACTTGACCGGCCACCGGAGCCCGACCGACAGCCCTGA
- a CDS encoding HAD family hydrolase, which yields MDGVLVDSEDYWHAAEREAILPRVLAEGSSTPDLDEITGMYYGEIYDYLAERYEPTVDKAEFMALYDETATAIYGDRVELLTGAREFVAELRDAGVPVALVSSSPRDWIEVVIDRFELDFDLVAPAEEFDGPGKPDPGVYEAALRELGGVPDRAVAVEDSENGVLAAVRSGAYTIAVRDDHNADTDLSAADEVVDRDDPESVFAAVRQSTRTIRESVSGSNGSSG from the coding sequence ATGGACGGCGTACTCGTCGACTCCGAGGACTACTGGCACGCCGCAGAACGCGAGGCGATCCTGCCGCGCGTGCTCGCCGAGGGGTCCTCGACGCCCGACCTCGACGAGATCACGGGGATGTACTACGGCGAGATCTACGACTATCTCGCCGAGCGCTACGAGCCGACCGTGGACAAAGCCGAGTTCATGGCGCTGTACGACGAGACGGCAACGGCGATCTACGGCGACCGCGTCGAACTGCTCACGGGCGCCCGGGAGTTCGTCGCCGAACTACGCGACGCCGGGGTCCCCGTTGCGCTCGTCTCGTCATCGCCGCGGGACTGGATCGAGGTCGTGATCGACCGCTTCGAACTCGACTTCGACCTCGTCGCACCCGCCGAGGAGTTCGACGGCCCGGGAAAGCCCGACCCGGGCGTGTACGAGGCGGCGCTCCGTGAGCTGGGTGGCGTTCCCGACCGCGCGGTCGCCGTCGAGGACTCCGAGAACGGCGTGCTCGCGGCCGTCCGATCGGGGGCGTACACGATCGCCGTGCGCGACGACCACAACGCAGACACCGACCTCTCGGCGGCCGACGAGGTGGTCGACCGCGACGACCCGGAGTCGGTGTTCGCCGCGGTGCGTCAGTCGACGCGGACGATCCGGGAGTCCGTCTCGGGGAGCAACGGGAGTTCGGGGTAG
- a CDS encoding DEAD/DEAH box helicase, whose product MKVADAVPEFADAFGFEEFNRMQREALPAILDRDDNVVAAAPTASGKTALAELAICETLKSDGTALFIAPLRALTNEKESEWERFEDLGYSVYVVTGERDLNPRRAERADILVMTPEKTDSATRKHESARYDFINDVDCCVIDEVHLLDSDKRGAVLEVTVSRLRRICDPRVVALSATMPNVDDVADWLDAPPETTFEFGDDYRPVDLETGVKTYTHGDNSFADKYRRLYRALDLAEPHIREEGQALVFVSSRQDTVMAAKKARDEVGERDLEMGARGDYDFHNAAKELDNDTLRHSVVDGVAFHHAGLSKNDKDRVERWFKEGKIQLLFSTSTLAWGVNLPARCVVIRDTKHHDPLEGEVDISPLDVLQMLGRAGRPGYDDVGYGWVVCDRSDADKYRTLLREGKEIESRLAEDLDSHLNAEIALGTISGLDDVMDWLETTFYYVRAGTKPDEYDFEGVRDRVRDTLNSLVDRGFVETDDQLGVAATTLGRLASKYYLRMETAERFADLADRETIDEGAVLTAVASAAEFDSASSRSSEADAVDRVLSDVDTALEGGNRKVLAILHAAVRGSMPSDLRSDAWIIQQNALRLLAALREFADAVAGPRAANLVRRVEARVEHGVKREAVGLTAIEGVGEGRAESLSAGGLTTPADVVAAGAERLTRAGLSEGVAERVIRQAEALPNAVVEWGAVPDSIGVGENEMLEVTVRNVGGSARAGIRVTANGVEMTEKTLYLSDETTVPVGVFGAPGEAEMRYEVEVVYPELPLLPETDSRIVRVD is encoded by the coding sequence ATGAAAGTCGCAGACGCCGTCCCGGAGTTCGCCGACGCGTTCGGGTTCGAGGAGTTCAACCGAATGCAGCGGGAGGCGCTGCCGGCCATCCTCGACCGCGACGACAACGTCGTCGCGGCCGCCCCCACCGCCTCCGGGAAGACCGCGCTCGCGGAACTCGCCATCTGTGAGACCCTCAAGAGCGACGGAACCGCGCTGTTCATCGCCCCGCTGCGCGCCCTAACGAACGAAAAGGAGTCCGAGTGGGAGCGCTTCGAGGACCTGGGCTACTCGGTGTACGTCGTGACCGGCGAGCGCGACCTCAACCCCCGCCGCGCCGAGCGCGCCGACATCCTCGTGATGACGCCCGAGAAGACCGACTCGGCGACGCGAAAGCACGAGTCCGCCCGCTACGACTTCATCAACGACGTGGACTGCTGCGTCATCGACGAGGTCCACCTCCTCGACTCCGACAAGCGCGGCGCGGTGTTGGAGGTCACGGTCTCCCGACTCCGCCGCATCTGCGACCCGCGCGTCGTCGCGCTGTCGGCGACGATGCCGAACGTCGACGACGTGGCCGACTGGCTCGACGCCCCGCCGGAGACCACCTTCGAGTTCGGCGACGACTACCGCCCCGTCGACCTGGAGACGGGGGTCAAGACGTACACCCACGGCGACAACTCTTTCGCCGACAAGTACCGCCGGCTCTACCGCGCGCTCGACCTCGCGGAGCCGCACATTCGCGAGGAGGGGCAGGCGCTGGTGTTCGTCTCCTCCCGGCAGGACACCGTGATGGCCGCGAAGAAGGCCCGCGACGAGGTCGGCGAGCGCGATCTGGAAATGGGCGCCCGCGGCGACTACGACTTCCACAACGCCGCGAAGGAGTTGGACAACGACACGCTCCGACACTCGGTCGTCGACGGCGTCGCATTCCACCACGCCGGTCTCTCGAAGAACGACAAGGACCGCGTCGAGCGGTGGTTCAAAGAGGGGAAGATACAGCTGCTGTTCTCCACTTCGACGCTCGCGTGGGGCGTGAACCTCCCCGCGCGCTGCGTCGTCATCCGGGACACGAAGCATCACGACCCCCTCGAAGGCGAGGTCGACATCAGCCCGCTCGACGTGCTCCAGATGCTCGGGCGGGCGGGACGTCCCGGCTACGACGACGTGGGGTACGGCTGGGTCGTCTGCGACCGATCGGACGCCGACAAGTACCGCACGCTCCTGCGCGAGGGGAAGGAGATCGAGTCGCGACTCGCCGAGGACCTGGACTCGCACCTGAACGCCGAGATCGCGCTGGGCACCATCTCGGGGCTGGACGACGTGATGGACTGGCTGGAGACCACCTTCTACTACGTGCGCGCCGGCACCAAGCCCGACGAGTACGACTTCGAGGGCGTCCGCGACCGCGTGCGCGACACGCTGAACTCGCTCGTCGACCGCGGGTTCGTCGAGACCGACGATCAGCTCGGTGTCGCGGCGACGACGCTCGGCCGACTTGCCTCGAAATACTACCTGCGGATGGAGACGGCCGAGCGGTTCGCCGACCTCGCCGATCGGGAGACGATCGACGAGGGCGCCGTCCTCACCGCGGTCGCCTCGGCCGCCGAGTTCGACTCCGCCTCCTCGCGCTCCTCGGAGGCCGACGCCGTCGACCGCGTGCTCTCGGACGTGGACACCGCCCTGGAGGGGGGCAACCGGAAGGTGCTCGCCATCCTGCACGCGGCCGTTCGCGGGTCGATGCCGTCGGATCTGCGCTCGGACGCGTGGATCATCCAGCAGAACGCGCTACGCCTGCTCGCGGCGCTGCGGGAGTTCGCCGACGCCGTCGCCGGCCCACGCGCGGCGAACCTCGTGCGTCGCGTCGAAGCGAGGGTCGAACACGGCGTCAAGCGCGAGGCGGTCGGACTCACCGCCATCGAGGGCGTCGGTGAGGGGCGCGCGGAGTCGCTGTCTGCGGGCGGGCTCACGACTCCCGCGGACGTGGTCGCGGCGGGCGCCGAGCGGCTGACGCGCGCAGGGCTCTCTGAGGGCGTCGCGGAGCGCGTGATCCGCCAGGCGGAGGCGCTTCCGAACGCCGTCGTCGAGTGGGGCGCGGTCCCGGACTCGATCGGCGTCGGCGAAAACGAGATGCTGGAGGTGACCGTCCGCAACGTCGGCGGCAGCGCCCGAGCCGGGATCCGCGTTACCGCGAACGGGGTCGAGATGACCGAGAAAACGCTGTACCTCTCAGACGAGACGACCGTCCCCGTCGGCGTGTTCGGCGCGCCGGGGGAAGCGGAGATGCGCTACGAGGTGGAAGTCGTCTACCCCGAACTCCCGTTGCTCCCCGAGACGGACTCCCGGATCGTCCGCGTCGACTGA
- a CDS encoding SDR family NAD(P)-dependent oxidoreductase: MTTAVIAGVGPGLGESIARRFAAEGCDLGLLARSGGYLDELAADLPTEAVGVATDLSDPSDIATAFDRVRDELAPVDVLVNHASAASWTGVRDTSLDAFDRAYEVGPRADFLCSQAAVGDMLGEDRPADERGGTIIFTGATTSVRGREGAVGFSMAKFGSRGLAESMARELGPEGVHVAHVVIDGGILGPTVETEPPEEYLDPDAIADSYWHLVQQDRSAWTLELDLRPHVEEF, encoded by the coding sequence GTGACAACGGCAGTTATCGCGGGTGTCGGTCCGGGACTCGGCGAGTCGATCGCGCGGCGCTTCGCCGCCGAGGGGTGCGACCTCGGACTGCTCGCGCGCAGCGGCGGCTACCTCGACGAACTGGCGGCGGATCTCCCGACGGAGGCCGTCGGCGTTGCGACGGACCTGTCGGATCCGAGCGACATCGCGACGGCGTTCGACCGCGTTCGCGACGAACTCGCCCCCGTCGACGTGCTCGTGAACCACGCCAGCGCCGCGTCGTGGACGGGGGTGCGCGACACCTCGCTGGACGCGTTCGACCGCGCGTACGAGGTCGGGCCGCGCGCGGACTTCCTGTGCTCGCAGGCGGCCGTCGGCGACATGCTCGGCGAGGATCGGCCGGCCGACGAGCGCGGCGGCACCATCATCTTCACGGGCGCGACCACGTCCGTGCGCGGGCGCGAGGGCGCCGTCGGGTTCTCCATGGCAAAGTTCGGCTCCCGGGGGCTGGCGGAGTCGATGGCGAGGGAACTCGGCCCCGAAGGGGTCCACGTCGCGCACGTCGTGATCGACGGCGGCATCCTCGGTCCCACGGTGGAGACCGAACCACCCGAGGAGTACCTCGATCCGGATGCGATCGCCGACAGCTACTGGCACCTCGTCCAGCAGGACCGAAGCGCGTGGACGCTGGAACTCGACCTGCGGCCGCACGTCGAGGAGTTCTAA
- a CDS encoding valine--tRNA ligase → MPSGDYDPETTEPEWQRRWVDQETYAYDEEAATDPNTVFSIDSPPPTVSGDLHMGHLYGFTLQDFVARFERMNGETTFFPFGYDDNGIASERLTEDELDIRHQDFERREFQRKCREVCANYEEQFTENIQGLGVSVDWNHTYQTIEPRTQRISQLSFIDLYEQGREYREKAPAIWCPECETAISQVETEDDEQDSHFHDIAFSVAGSDEDFTISTTRPELLPACVAVFVHPDDDENQHLVGESAEIPLFGHEVPILADESVDMETGSGIVMCCTFGDQNDIEWYQIHDLDLRVAIDESGHMTEVAEGYEGLHSAEAGEAIVEDLDDAGALLDRRAITHTVNVHERCGTSVEFLVTEQWYIELLDKADEYLEAGREMEWFPEKMFTRYEHWVEGLQWDWLISRQRSSGIPFPVWYCAECDEEIIAEKADLPVDPLSDDPPVDACPACGHDEFAPEDDVLDTWATSSLTPLINAGWDWDDEAEAFTMEHPELYQFDMRPQGHDIISFWLFHTVVKCYEHTGEVPFDETLINGMVLDENREAMSKSKGNVVLPREVLAEYPVDAARFWAAGSAIGDDLPYNEKGLRAGEKLLQKLWNASKLVESLVGDGASDARPDLDHGDLRELDRWLLAELDDLTETLTGQLERREFSKARDDLRGFFWHTFCDDYLEVAKTRVREAEDDDPAARYTLSVAHERFLKLFAPMLAHVSEELWQDMYAEERAGDDFDSIHLRDWPEPLGVDADHEAGVAAMSVVGALRRYKSERGLPLNAAIDRVEVYGEGELIAFADDVRGVMNVGELTVLDEEPEVESVITGIDLDYAQVGPQYGEQVGDIEAALATEDYEIVDGKLHVAGESLGADLFEVERERRYSGTGELLQPEDAVVIVHDD, encoded by the coding sequence ATGCCCAGTGGGGATTACGACCCGGAGACCACAGAGCCCGAGTGGCAGCGGCGCTGGGTCGACCAGGAGACGTACGCGTACGACGAGGAGGCCGCGACCGATCCGAACACCGTCTTCTCCATCGATTCCCCGCCGCCGACGGTATCCGGCGACCTCCACATGGGCCACCTGTACGGCTTTACCCTGCAGGACTTCGTCGCCCGCTTCGAGCGGATGAACGGCGAGACGACGTTCTTCCCGTTCGGCTACGACGACAACGGCATCGCCTCAGAGCGGCTCACCGAAGACGAACTCGACATCCGCCACCAGGACTTCGAGCGCCGGGAGTTCCAGCGCAAGTGCCGCGAGGTGTGCGCTAACTACGAGGAGCAGTTCACCGAGAACATCCAGGGGCTGGGCGTCTCTGTCGACTGGAATCACACCTACCAGACGATCGAGCCGCGCACCCAGCGCATCTCGCAGCTCTCCTTTATCGACCTGTACGAGCAGGGCCGGGAGTACCGCGAGAAGGCGCCCGCGATCTGGTGTCCCGAGTGCGAGACGGCCATCTCGCAGGTCGAGACCGAAGACGATGAGCAGGACAGCCACTTCCACGACATCGCGTTCTCGGTTGCCGGAAGCGACGAGGACTTCACCATCTCGACGACGCGCCCGGAACTGCTTCCGGCGTGCGTCGCCGTCTTCGTCCACCCCGACGACGACGAGAACCAGCACCTCGTCGGCGAGTCCGCGGAGATCCCGCTGTTCGGTCACGAGGTCCCGATCCTCGCGGACGAGAGCGTCGACATGGAGACCGGCTCGGGGATCGTCATGTGCTGTACGTTCGGCGACCAGAACGACATCGAGTGGTACCAGATCCACGACCTGGACCTCCGCGTTGCCATCGACGAGTCCGGCCACATGACCGAGGTCGCCGAGGGGTACGAGGGGCTGCACTCCGCCGAGGCCGGCGAGGCCATCGTCGAGGACCTCGACGACGCCGGCGCGCTGCTGGACCGTCGCGCGATCACCCACACGGTGAACGTCCACGAGCGCTGCGGGACGAGCGTCGAGTTCCTCGTCACAGAGCAGTGGTACATCGAACTGCTCGACAAGGCCGACGAGTACCTCGAGGCCGGTCGGGAGATGGAGTGGTTCCCCGAGAAGATGTTCACCCGATACGAGCACTGGGTCGAGGGCCTCCAGTGGGACTGGCTCATCTCTCGCCAGCGCTCCTCGGGGATCCCGTTCCCCGTCTGGTACTGCGCCGAGTGCGACGAGGAGATCATCGCCGAGAAGGCCGATCTCCCGGTCGACCCGCTGTCGGACGACCCGCCGGTCGACGCCTGTCCGGCGTGCGGCCACGACGAGTTCGCTCCCGAGGACGACGTGCTTGACACGTGGGCCACCTCCAGCCTGACGCCGCTCATCAACGCCGGCTGGGACTGGGACGACGAGGCGGAGGCGTTCACGATGGAGCACCCGGAGCTGTACCAGTTCGACATGCGCCCGCAGGGCCACGACATCATCAGCTTCTGGCTGTTCCACACGGTCGTCAAGTGCTACGAGCACACCGGGGAGGTTCCGTTCGACGAGACGCTCATCAACGGGATGGTGCTCGACGAGAACCGCGAGGCGATGTCGAAATCGAAGGGGAACGTCGTCCTTCCGCGGGAGGTGCTCGCCGAGTACCCCGTCGACGCCGCGCGCTTCTGGGCCGCCGGCTCCGCCATCGGCGACGACCTCCCGTACAACGAGAAGGGACTGCGCGCCGGCGAGAAACTGCTGCAGAAGCTGTGGAACGCGTCGAAGCTCGTCGAGTCGCTCGTCGGTGACGGGGCATCCGACGCTCGACCCGACCTCGACCACGGCGACCTCCGGGAGCTCGACCGCTGGCTGCTCGCCGAGCTGGACGACCTCACCGAGACGCTCACTGGGCAACTCGAGCGCCGGGAGTTCTCCAAGGCGCGCGACGACCTGCGCGGTTTCTTCTGGCACACGTTCTGCGACGACTACCTGGAGGTCGCGAAGACCCGCGTCCGGGAGGCCGAGGACGACGACCCCGCAGCCAGATACACGCTGTCGGTCGCCCACGAGCGCTTCCTGAAGCTGTTCGCCCCGATGCTGGCACACGTCAGCGAGGAACTGTGGCAGGACATGTACGCCGAGGAGCGCGCGGGCGACGACTTCGACTCGATCCACCTGCGCGATTGGCCCGAGCCGCTGGGCGTCGATGCCGACCACGAAGCCGGCGTCGCCGCGATGTCGGTCGTCGGCGCGCTCCGGCGCTACAAGAGCGAGCGCGGCCTCCCGCTTAACGCCGCCATCGACCGCGTCGAGGTGTACGGCGAGGGTGAGCTGATCGCGTTCGCCGACGACGTTCGCGGCGTGATGAACGTCGGGGAACTGACCGTGCTCGACGAGGAGCCCGAGGTCGAGTCGGTGATCACGGGGATCGATCTCGACTACGCGCAGGTCGGCCCGCAGTACGGCGAGCAGGTCGGCGACATCGAGGCCGCGCTCGCGACCGAGGACTACGAGATCGTCGACGGGAAGCTCCACGTCGCCGGCGAGTCGCTCGGCGCGGACCTCTTCGAGGTTGAGCGCGAACGCCGCTACTCCGGCACCGGCGAGCTACTCCAGCCGGAGGACGCGGTCGTCATCGTCCACGACGACTAG
- a CDS encoding quinone-dependent dihydroorotate dehydrogenase encodes MRAYDFAKPALYALPAETAHEATQRLLRAVQGTPIQSLLRDRYAVGDERLETDAFGVDFPTPVGVAAGFDKNARVPRALAALGFGHVEVGGVTAERQPGNPRPRMFRLREDEAIVNRMGFNNDGADRVGDRLDREPAPEVPLGVNIGKSKATPLAEAADDYLYTYERVGAHADYVAVNVSSPNTPGLRSLQNRDSLEQILGTLSDAGADPLLVKFSPDLPEPAIEEALAVVDDLELDGVIATNTTTERPETLRSPRQAERGGLSGKPIEERATGMVRFIAERTDVPVVGVGGVSDAAGAYAKIKSGASLVQLYTGLVYEGPSLAREINEGLLELLERDGFDSVADAVGADL; translated from the coding sequence ATGAGGGCATACGACTTCGCGAAGCCGGCGCTGTACGCACTCCCCGCCGAAACCGCCCACGAGGCCACCCAACGACTGTTGCGGGCGGTCCAGGGAACGCCGATCCAATCGCTTCTCCGCGATCGATACGCCGTCGGCGACGAGCGACTGGAGACGGACGCGTTCGGCGTCGACTTCCCCACGCCCGTCGGCGTCGCTGCCGGCTTCGACAAGAACGCCCGCGTCCCGCGCGCGCTCGCCGCGCTCGGCTTCGGTCACGTCGAGGTCGGCGGGGTCACTGCCGAGCGCCAGCCCGGAAATCCCCGTCCGCGGATGTTCCGCCTGCGCGAGGACGAGGCCATCGTCAACCGCATGGGCTTCAACAACGACGGGGCCGACCGCGTCGGCGACCGCCTCGACCGCGAGCCCGCGCCGGAGGTCCCCCTCGGTGTCAACATCGGGAAGTCGAAGGCCACGCCGCTGGCTGAAGCGGCCGACGACTACCTGTACACCTACGAGCGCGTGGGTGCGCACGCGGACTACGTCGCGGTCAACGTCTCTTCCCCGAACACGCCCGGGCTCCGATCCCTCCAGAACCGCGACTCGCTGGAACAGATTCTCGGCACGCTCTCCGACGCCGGCGCCGATCCGCTGCTCGTGAAATTCTCCCCGGATCTGCCCGAGCCGGCGATCGAGGAGGCGCTCGCGGTCGTCGACGACCTGGAGCTCGACGGGGTCATCGCGACGAACACCACCACCGAACGCCCGGAGACGCTCCGGAGCCCGCGACAGGCCGAGCGGGGCGGTCTCTCGGGCAAGCCGATCGAGGAACGCGCCACTGGCATGGTCCGGTTCATCGCCGAGCGCACGGACGTGCCGGTGGTCGGCGTCGGCGGCGTCTCCGACGCCGCGGGCGCGTACGCGAAGATCAAAAGCGGTGCGAGTCTCGTCCAGCTGTACACCGGACTCGTCTACGAAGGACCGAGTCTCGCGCGCGAGATCAACGAAGGGCTGCTGGAGTTGCTCGAACGGGACGGGTTCGACTCCGTCGCCGACGCGGTCGGCGCGGACCTGTAA
- a CDS encoding non-histone chromosomal MC1 family protein, whose amino-acid sequence MVREDGKRNFALREGDGTEESVFSGNTPRQAALKAARRLEPASSEDAAERVELRLREKGTDKVHIYEGWSWRESAPDNKPDWMPNEITEANVSKKGIEHLES is encoded by the coding sequence ATGGTACGTGAGGACGGTAAGCGGAACTTCGCGCTACGCGAGGGCGACGGCACCGAGGAGAGCGTCTTCTCAGGCAACACGCCGCGACAGGCGGCGCTGAAGGCCGCCCGCCGGCTCGAACCGGCGAGCTCTGAGGACGCGGCCGAACGCGTCGAACTCCGGCTCCGAGAGAAAGGGACCGACAAAGTCCACATCTACGAGGGGTGGTCCTGGCGGGAGTCCGCACCGGACAACAAGCCCGACTGGATGCCCAACGAGATCACCGAAGCGAACGTGTCGAAAAAGGGCATCGAGCACCTCGAGAGCTGA
- a CDS encoding YccF domain-containing protein, producing the protein MAQRSLFTRALWFLAIGWWATPAVVNVAWFLNATVVGLPIGIKLINLVPTVLSLKEPRSLSAPDEGRGQRPLLVRGVYFVVVGWWLSFLWANVAAFLAVTVVGLPVAYWMFNWLPFVTSLYRFDG; encoded by the coding sequence ATGGCACAACGCTCACTGTTCACGCGCGCGCTGTGGTTCCTCGCGATCGGCTGGTGGGCCACGCCCGCCGTCGTCAACGTCGCGTGGTTTCTCAACGCCACGGTCGTCGGCCTGCCGATCGGGATCAAACTGATCAACCTCGTGCCGACGGTGCTGTCGCTCAAGGAGCCACGGTCGCTGTCGGCGCCGGACGAGGGTCGCGGACAACGGCCGCTGCTCGTCCGCGGCGTCTACTTCGTGGTCGTCGGGTGGTGGCTGAGTTTCCTCTGGGCGAACGTCGCCGCCTTCCTCGCAGTGACCGTCGTCGGCCTCCCGGTCGCCTACTGGATGTTCAACTGGCTGCCGTTCGTCACGTCGTTGTATCGATTCGACGGCTGA
- a CDS encoding AAA family ATPase, with protein sequence MRVIGTVGLPGSGKGEAAAVAEKDGVPVVTMGDVIRAECRDRGLDPAEHHGAIARALREENGPAAIAERSIPLIEDETAPEDAGTVLVDGLRAPVELERFRERFGDDFTLVAITAPFDLRAERLGERGRDDSDVDAEALRDREEREREFGMDEVIDAADVTIENTDSLASFRDRVRAVLHGDAGSDADAAATADPTGVEK encoded by the coding sequence ATGCGAGTCATCGGAACGGTCGGCCTGCCCGGCAGCGGGAAAGGCGAGGCCGCCGCGGTCGCCGAGAAGGACGGCGTCCCCGTGGTCACAATGGGGGACGTCATCCGCGCGGAGTGTCGCGACCGCGGGCTCGACCCCGCTGAACACCACGGCGCGATCGCCCGCGCGCTTCGCGAGGAGAACGGCCCCGCGGCCATCGCTGAGCGCTCTATCCCGCTGATCGAGGACGAAACGGCCCCGGAAGACGCCGGCACCGTGCTCGTCGACGGGCTGCGCGCGCCCGTCGAGTTGGAGCGCTTTCGCGAGCGCTTCGGCGACGACTTCACGCTCGTCGCCATCACCGCGCCGTTCGACCTGCGTGCCGAGCGGTTGGGCGAACGCGGCCGCGACGACTCCGACGTCGACGCCGAGGCACTGCGCGACCGCGAGGAACGCGAGCGTGAGTTCGGGATGGACGAGGTCATCGACGCCGCCGACGTGACAATCGAAAACACGGACTCGCTCGCGTCGTTCCGCGATCGCGTTCGCGCGGTGCTGCACGGGGACGCCGGCAGCGACGCCGACGCCGCGGCCACCGCAGATCCGACGGGGGTGGAGAAGTGA